In Merismopedia glauca CCAP 1448/3, a genomic segment contains:
- a CDS encoding DUF4351 domain-containing protein — protein MKTMAEIDALYKSEMNRARLEGKQEGKVEGKQEGEIEGRREIVLRLLNRKVVDLSPELQTKIQSLSINKLTDLGEALLDFQDLHDLMIWFDKI, from the coding sequence ATGAAAACAATGGCAGAAATCGATGCTTTATATAAATCAGAAATGAATCGCGCTCGGTTAGAAGGAAAACAGGAAGGGAAAGTTGAAGGAAAACAGGAAGGGGAAATTGAGGGTCGTCGAGAGATTGTTCTACGATTGTTAAATCGCAAAGTAGTAGATTTATCGCCAGAGTTACAAACGAAAATTCAGTCTTTATCTATCAATAAATTGACAGATTTAGGTGAGGCTTTATTAGATTTTCAAGATCTTCACGATTTAATGATTTGGTTCGATAAGATCTAA
- a CDS encoding AAA family ATPase: protein MSSLPALIEQMQQPDFYPHPVVEPIQLMQTHISYVLLTGEFVYKIKKPVNFGFLNYSTLELRSQFCQEEIRLNQRGAAELYLEVVSITQKGDKYQLNGTVEVVEYAVKMRQFSQETLFSHLLEEAKITPELITELGLTIAQFHAKAATNEYISSFGKVAQVKAVVDDNYQYTEKYIGIAQSQSQYTETKAFTDNFFATNQELFASRIANGYIRECHGDLHLRNICLGSNNRILLFDCIEFNEEFRFADVMYDVAFVVMDLDAKKRRDLGNIFLNTYIEQTGDWSGIELLPLYLCRQAYVRAKVASFLLSDRTISDAEKQDATQTAANYYKLAWEYTQPQTGKLILMSGVSGSGKSTVAKQLAPQINAIHVRSDAVRKHLAVIPLTDKGGKDLYTPEMTDRTYGKLLDIGIRLANQGFKVILDAKYDRQALRSEVITQAQPHHIPIQIIHCTAPEEIIRERLKLRHGDISDATVDLLSSQLANAEPFTETEMVYVTDVDTIITQSLADESLS, encoded by the coding sequence ATGAGTTCTTTGCCAGCCTTAATTGAACAAATGCAGCAACCAGATTTCTACCCTCATCCAGTGGTAGAACCAATACAGTTGATGCAAACCCATATATCCTACGTTTTGTTGACAGGAGAATTTGTCTACAAAATTAAGAAACCAGTCAATTTTGGCTTTTTAAACTACTCAACTTTAGAACTGCGATCGCAGTTTTGCCAAGAAGAAATCCGCCTTAACCAAAGAGGTGCAGCCGAATTATATTTAGAAGTAGTTTCCATTACCCAAAAGGGCGATAAATATCAACTTAATGGTACGGTAGAAGTTGTAGAATATGCTGTAAAAATGCGGCAGTTTTCTCAAGAAACTTTATTTTCCCATTTACTAGAAGAAGCTAAAATAACTCCAGAATTGATAACAGAGTTAGGGCTTACTATAGCTCAATTTCACGCGAAAGCTGCTACCAATGAATATATTAGTAGTTTTGGAAAAGTTGCCCAAGTAAAAGCAGTTGTAGATGATAACTATCAGTACACAGAAAAATATATTGGAATAGCTCAAAGTCAATCTCAGTATACTGAAACTAAAGCCTTTACAGATAATTTTTTTGCTACCAATCAAGAGTTATTTGCCAGTCGCATCGCCAATGGTTACATCCGCGAATGCCACGGCGATCTACACCTGAGAAATATTTGTTTAGGCAGTAACAATCGGATTCTTTTATTTGACTGTATCGAATTCAATGAAGAATTTAGATTTGCCGATGTGATGTATGATGTTGCCTTTGTAGTGATGGATTTAGATGCTAAAAAGCGCCGAGATTTAGGAAATATTTTTTTGAATACTTATATAGAACAAACAGGCGATTGGTCAGGCATAGAATTACTACCTTTATACTTATGTCGTCAAGCTTATGTACGAGCGAAAGTAGCATCTTTTTTGTTGAGCGATCGCACTATTTCCGATGCAGAGAAACAAGATGCCACTCAAACTGCTGCTAACTACTATAAATTAGCTTGGGAATATACCCAACCCCAAACAGGTAAACTAATTCTAATGTCTGGCGTTTCTGGTAGTGGAAAAAGCACGGTTGCTAAGCAGTTAGCGCCTCAAATTAATGCAATTCACGTGCGTTCTGATGCGGTGAGAAAGCACTTAGCTGTAATTCCCTTAACCGACAAAGGAGGAAAAGATTTATATACCCCAGAAATGACCGATCGAACTTATGGCAAACTATTAGATATAGGAATCAGGTTGGCAAACCAAGGATTTAAAGTTATTTTAGATGCCAAATACGATCGCCAAGCGTTAAGAAGTGAAGTCATAACTCAAGCTCAACCTCACCATATTCCTATCCAAATTATACATTGTACTGCTCCCGAAGAGATAATTAGAGAACGCCTGAAACTGCGTCACGGAGATATTTCCGATGCCACTGTAGATTTACTTTCTTCTCAGCTAGCTAACGCCGAACCATTTACCGAAACCGAAATGGTTTATGTAACTGATGTAGATACAATTATTACCCAATCTCTTGCCGATGAGTCCCTATCTTGA